A genomic region of Candidatus Eremiobacteraceae bacterium contains the following coding sequences:
- a CDS encoding STAS domain-containing protein: MDIKVSVREPDGKSGPTVVDLNGEIDVYTSPKVKETISELIDQEHYRLVINLENVRYIDSTGLGVLIGGLKRVREHSGAVNLVCSNPQIKKIFDITGLVKIFGIYDTEKAACESL; encoded by the coding sequence GTGGATATCAAAGTCAGCGTTAGGGAACCCGACGGCAAGTCGGGACCTACTGTCGTCGATCTCAACGGCGAGATCGACGTCTACACGTCTCCTAAGGTCAAAGAGACGATTTCGGAATTGATCGACCAAGAGCACTACCGGCTCGTCATCAATCTCGAAAACGTCCGCTACATCGATTCGACGGGGCTCGGCGTGCTCATCGGCGGACTCAAACGAGTCCGCGAGCATAGCGGCGCCGTGAATCTGGTCTGCAGCAATCCGCAGATCAAGAAGATCTTCGACATCACCGGATTGGTGAAGATCTTCGGCATCTACGATACCGAGAAGGCGGCATGCGAGAGCCTGTGA
- a CDS encoding SigB/SigF/SigG family RNA polymerase sigma factor, with protein sequence MSHSKAQGGVDERFDRDRTRALFVEFATSSDPAVRDELVLAHLNLVRYLAVRFANRGETLEDLIQVGTLGLIKAIDRFDSSRGVEFTTYATPTIIGEIKRHFRDKGWAVKVPRRLQELNLAVNRAVENLSMVLGRSPTVHDLAEKLGASDEEIIEAQELGQVYNLLSLDTELGGDGEAKPATLLDYVGSDERGFSTLDDRAGLERAFEVLDRRERIIIYLRFFNNLAQAEIAKRMNVSQMHVSRLQQRALAKLQRFFKDA encoded by the coding sequence ATGAGCCACTCTAAAGCGCAGGGCGGAGTGGATGAACGCTTCGACCGCGACCGGACGCGCGCGCTCTTCGTCGAGTTCGCCACGTCGAGCGATCCGGCAGTGCGCGACGAACTCGTGCTGGCGCACCTCAACTTGGTCCGCTATCTCGCCGTGCGCTTTGCGAATCGCGGCGAAACGCTCGAAGATCTCATCCAAGTCGGCACCCTCGGACTCATAAAAGCAATCGACCGGTTCGACTCCAGCCGCGGCGTGGAGTTCACGACCTATGCCACGCCCACGATCATCGGCGAGATCAAGCGCCACTTCCGCGACAAGGGCTGGGCGGTAAAAGTGCCGCGCCGGCTTCAGGAGCTCAATCTCGCGGTCAACCGCGCGGTCGAAAATCTCTCCATGGTGCTCGGCCGCTCGCCCACCGTCCACGATCTTGCCGAGAAGCTGGGCGCCAGCGATGAAGAGATCATCGAAGCTCAGGAGCTCGGCCAGGTCTACAACCTGCTCTCACTCGACACGGAGCTCGGCGGCGACGGCGAAGCCAAACCCGCGACCTTGCTCGACTACGTCGGCAGCGACGAGCGCGGTTTCAGCACGCTCGACGACCGCGCCGGACTCGAGCGCGCGTTCGAAGTTCTCGACCGGCGCGAACGCATCATCATCTACCTCCGGTTCTTCAACAATTTGGCGCAAGCGGAGATCGCCAAGCGCATGAACGTCTCGCAGATGCACGTCTCGCGGCTTCAGCAGCGGGCGCTCGCGAAGCTTCAGCGCTTCTTCAAGGACGCCTGA
- the pstB gene encoding phosphate ABC transporter ATP-binding protein PstB, translated as MKTELRTHSLNAYYGKHLAVRGVTIRFEPNAITALIGPSGCGKSTLLRCLNRMHEVVPNTRVEGEVLLDDANLYDPGVDPTALRRRIGMVFQRPNPFPTMSIKENVLAGVRLAGNISDRSSLDSIAEHSLRLSALWDEVKDKLHQPGTSLSGGQQQRLCIARALAVEPDVLLMDEPASALDPISTMKIEELMRDLKKTYTIIIVTHNMQQAARCSDYTGFMLAAEAAPGELVEFGESSRMFTTPKDNRTEDYITGRFG; from the coding sequence ATGAAGACCGAACTCCGCACGCATTCGCTCAACGCCTACTATGGCAAGCATCTCGCAGTTCGCGGCGTCACCATCCGCTTCGAGCCGAACGCCATCACCGCGCTCATCGGTCCATCCGGCTGTGGCAAGTCCACGCTCTTGCGGTGTCTGAACCGCATGCATGAGGTGGTGCCGAACACGCGCGTCGAGGGCGAAGTGCTGCTCGACGACGCGAATCTGTACGATCCGGGTGTCGATCCCACCGCGCTGCGGCGCAGGATCGGCATGGTTTTTCAGCGCCCGAATCCGTTTCCCACCATGTCCATCAAGGAAAACGTGCTCGCCGGCGTCCGCCTGGCCGGCAACATCTCCGATCGCAGTTCGCTCGACAGCATCGCCGAACATAGCCTGCGTCTCTCTGCGCTCTGGGACGAAGTCAAAGACAAATTGCACCAGCCCGGCACTTCGCTTTCGGGCGGGCAGCAGCAGCGGCTCTGCATCGCACGCGCGCTCGCGGTGGAGCCCGACGTGCTGCTCATGGACGAACCTGCGTCGGCACTTGACCCGATCTCAACCATGAAGATCGAAGAGCTCATGCGCGACCTGAAGAAGACCTACACGATCATCATCGTCACGCACAACATGCAGCAGGCCGCGCGTTGCTCGGACTACACCGGCTTCATGCTTGCTGCAGAAGCCGCGCCCGGCGAACTCGTGGAGTTCGGCGAATCATCGCGGATGTTCACCACACCGAAGGACAACCGCACCGAGGACTACATCACCGGTAGATTCGGGTAG
- the pstA gene encoding phosphate ABC transporter permease PstA codes for MKGLAARRAYSAFMVGVAGFCTLLAAGVLAAVIFYVVENGIGALTPAFFTRLPAPIGVPGGGIANAILGSMEIIAVASLGAVPVGVMAGIYLALFGRGKTAMAVRFLSDVLTGVPSIAIGVFAYALVVLPSKHFSALSASVALAVIMLPIVVRTTEEAVRLVPYTIREGALALGIPSWKAVLLVTVPCARPGIVTGVLLAVARVAGESAPLLFTAFGSSFWSRGINSQTAALPLIIFQYAISPYKDWQQAAWGGALVLILLVFALNLIARLAFPARTTAR; via the coding sequence GTGAAGGGTCTCGCCGCGCGCCGCGCTTATAGCGCGTTCATGGTGGGCGTCGCGGGATTTTGCACGCTGCTCGCCGCCGGTGTGCTCGCGGCCGTGATCTTTTACGTCGTCGAGAACGGAATAGGGGCATTGACGCCCGCGTTCTTCACAAGATTGCCTGCGCCCATCGGCGTGCCGGGCGGCGGCATCGCGAATGCGATTCTCGGTTCGATGGAGATCATCGCCGTCGCATCGCTTGGTGCCGTGCCCGTCGGCGTCATGGCGGGCATTTACCTCGCCCTCTTCGGCCGCGGCAAGACCGCCATGGCCGTTCGATTCTTGAGCGACGTCCTCACCGGAGTCCCCTCGATCGCCATCGGCGTCTTCGCATACGCGCTCGTCGTATTGCCGAGCAAGCACTTCTCGGCGCTCTCGGCGTCCGTCGCGCTGGCGGTCATCATGCTGCCCATCGTGGTGCGCACCACCGAAGAGGCGGTGCGCCTCGTGCCGTACACGATCCGTGAAGGCGCGTTGGCGCTTGGCATTCCCTCATGGAAGGCGGTCCTGCTCGTCACCGTGCCTTGCGCGCGACCCGGCATCGTCACCGGCGTCTTGTTGGCGGTGGCGCGTGTCGCCGGCGAGTCGGCGCCGTTGCTGTTCACCGCGTTCGGCAGCTCGTTCTGGAGCCGGGGCATCAATTCGCAGACCGCCGCGCTTCCGCTCATCATCTTCCAATACGCGATCTCGCCGTACAAAGACTGGCAGCAAGCCGCCTGGGGTGGTGCGCTCGTTTTGATCTTACTCGTCTTCGCGCTGAATCTGATCGCGCGTTTGGCGTTTCCAGCCCGCACCACCGCCCGCTGA
- a CDS encoding ATP-binding protein, whose translation MLSAIVSIVLAIALLAVLIANSRMARRLRDAKAEVALNGVESAASISAAAAAARLGALLDVLPVGVVVIDDDARVTAFNSAASDILGVQPERAVGRALIESVRSYDLDRRLLAALREGVEGTAEVPLHAASDRSLRITTKAVHGADGSTEAIAVVVDLTRMRELEAIRRDFVSNVSHELRTPLAAMKIMIETLQSGADGSDAAGFLRSLAAETDRMVVLVEELLDLARLESGRLEMRFGTVDLSALCRDVVATHMPRARSLGIALDLSLPEQAVTIVGDRDRLVQVVFNLLDNALRHSSTAGHVQVGISLAPGLATLYVKDDGPGIPYDALPHIFERFYVVDRSRSRSAGGTGLGLAIVKHIVESHGGSITAESELNRGTTFRCTFSV comes from the coding sequence GTGCTTTCGGCCATCGTTTCGATAGTGCTCGCGATCGCTCTGCTGGCGGTGTTGATCGCGAATTCGAGAATGGCCCGGCGGCTTCGTGACGCGAAGGCCGAAGTAGCGTTAAACGGCGTGGAGTCGGCCGCGTCCATCTCAGCGGCGGCGGCCGCAGCGCGGCTCGGGGCGCTGCTCGATGTGTTGCCGGTCGGCGTCGTCGTCATCGACGACGATGCGCGCGTGACGGCGTTCAACTCCGCGGCATCGGACATCTTAGGCGTGCAGCCCGAGCGAGCCGTGGGCCGGGCGCTCATCGAAAGCGTCCGCAGCTACGATCTCGACCGCAGGCTGTTGGCGGCATTGCGCGAGGGGGTCGAAGGCACCGCCGAGGTGCCGCTTCATGCCGCGTCCGATCGCAGCCTGAGGATCACGACGAAGGCCGTGCACGGGGCGGACGGCTCGACGGAGGCGATCGCGGTCGTCGTCGATCTCACGCGGATGCGCGAACTTGAGGCGATCCGCCGCGACTTCGTCTCAAACGTCTCGCACGAATTGCGCACGCCGCTTGCGGCCATGAAGATCATGATCGAGACGCTGCAATCCGGCGCCGACGGCTCCGATGCGGCTGGATTCCTTCGCAGCCTCGCGGCCGAGACCGACCGCATGGTCGTGCTGGTGGAAGAGTTGCTCGATCTCGCCCGGCTCGAGAGCGGCAGGCTGGAGATGCGCTTCGGCACGGTCGATTTGAGCGCGCTTTGCCGCGATGTGGTCGCCACCCACATGCCGCGCGCGCGTAGCCTGGGCATCGCGCTCGACCTCTCGCTTCCGGAGCAGGCGGTGACCATCGTCGGCGATCGCGACCGGCTCGTGCAAGTCGTCTTCAACTTGCTCGACAACGCGTTGCGCCATTCTTCGACAGCCGGTCACGTCCAGGTCGGGATTTCGCTCGCGCCCGGTCTCGCGACGCTCTACGTGAAGGATGACGGGCCAGGCATTCCCTACGATGCGCTCCCGCACATATTCGAGCGTTTTTACGTCGTCGACCGGTCGCGCTCGCGCAGCGCCGGCGGCACCGGACTTGGCCTGGCCATCGTCAAGCACATCGTCGAATCGCATGGCGGCTCGATCACCGCGGAAAGCGAGCTCAATCGCGGGACCACCTTCCGGTGCACGTTTAGCGTCTAG
- a CDS encoding ATP-binding protein encodes MREPVTSADATRTLDGQLQLRIPSRAEWVSVARLAVAGIAHRIEATIDEVEDLKLAVAEACTNCIQHAQGNDEVLVTFEIAGRRLTMVVEDGGKGFDGRALAPEPLGEPKVGGLGVFLIRSLMDEVDYDFDPLTGTKLTMTKVLGQ; translated from the coding sequence ATGCGAGAGCCTGTGACCTCGGCCGACGCCACCCGCACGCTCGACGGGCAGTTGCAGCTGCGCATTCCGAGCCGCGCGGAATGGGTCAGCGTGGCCCGCCTTGCCGTCGCCGGCATCGCGCATCGCATCGAGGCCACGATCGACGAGGTCGAGGATCTGAAGCTCGCGGTGGCCGAAGCATGCACGAATTGCATACAGCACGCGCAGGGCAACGACGAAGTGCTGGTCACGTTTGAGATCGCAGGGCGCAGGCTCACCATGGTCGTCGAAGACGGCGGCAAGGGATTCGACGGCCGGGCGCTTGCTCCGGAACCACTAGGCGAGCCGAAAGTCGGCGGCCTTGGAGTGTTTCTCATACGGTCGCTAATGGATGAGGTCGATTACGATTTCGATCCGTTGACCGGCACAAAGCTCACGATGACCAAGGTGCTCGGGCAGTAG
- a CDS encoding response regulator transcription factor, whose product MRAMSQAGPERAPSKPWKILVVDDEVHILQTLRYNLEKNGYQVCTAGDGRQALSVLEIEKPDLCVLDIMLPELDGTEVCREIRKRSNMPVVMLSAKDQEIDKVLLLEIGADDYITKPFSIYELLARVKAHLRRLGNTTKAAQELTVLTGGDIELDVARQRVTKGENVVELAPKEFALLHVLLENRGRVVTRQTLLDRVWGYDFFGDQQTVNVHVRWLREKIEDDPNDPQHIITVRSRGYLFRE is encoded by the coding sequence ATGAGAGCAATGTCGCAGGCCGGCCCGGAGCGCGCGCCATCGAAGCCGTGGAAAATTCTCGTCGTCGATGACGAGGTCCACATCTTACAGACGCTGCGCTATAACCTTGAGAAAAACGGCTACCAGGTCTGCACGGCAGGCGACGGGCGGCAGGCGTTAAGCGTCCTCGAAATCGAGAAGCCCGACCTGTGCGTCCTCGATATCATGCTGCCCGAACTCGACGGCACCGAAGTCTGCCGCGAAATCCGCAAGCGGTCGAACATGCCGGTGGTCATGCTCAGCGCGAAGGATCAAGAGATCGACAAGGTTCTGCTTCTCGAAATCGGCGCCGACGATTATATCACCAAGCCGTTCTCCATCTACGAATTGCTGGCGCGCGTCAAGGCGCATTTGCGGCGGCTGGGCAACACGACGAAAGCCGCGCAGGAACTCACGGTGTTGACCGGCGGCGACATCGAACTCGACGTGGCGCGTCAGCGCGTCACGAAGGGCGAGAATGTCGTGGAGCTGGCGCCGAAGGAATTCGCGCTCTTGCACGTCCTGCTTGAGAACCGCGGCCGGGTGGTCACGCGTCAAACGCTGCTGGATCGCGTGTGGGGATATGATTTCTTCGGCGATCAGCAGACCGTCAACGTCCACGTGCGCTGGCTGCGCGAGAAGATTGAAGACGATCCCAACGATCCGCAACATATAATCACCGTCCGCAGCCGTGGTTATCTTTTTCGAGAGTGA
- the pstS gene encoding phosphate ABC transporter substrate-binding protein PstS produces MRNSPLRLIATVLAGISLAAPAAALADSQLVGAGSSFDYPFFSRAFYQYSEVHNDVTVDYQSIGSGAGIQQFTAKTVDFGASDVPMNAKELAAAASSNGDVIQVPVALGGEAIAYNVPGAPADLHLTSDVLVAIFSGTITNWNDKAIAQLNPQANLPNLPIVTVHRADGSGTTYIFTDYLSHVSPAWKSQIGTGKSVNWPGAASLGAKGNEGVAGQVRNNPGAIGYVELAYALENGMTYAAVRNKAGAFVLPTLDSVRAAAAQKATVNPNDFSIVDQNGSASYPICGYSWVMLWRSQPDANKGKALVDLFNWLVTSGQSYAAKVHYVPLPSNVQNSARKALAAIR; encoded by the coding sequence GTGCGCAATAGCCCCCTCAGACTCATCGCAACCGTTCTCGCGGGCATTTCGCTCGCAGCACCGGCCGCGGCTCTGGCCGATTCCCAACTCGTCGGCGCGGGATCGTCGTTCGATTATCCATTTTTCTCGCGCGCCTTCTACCAATATTCCGAAGTGCACAACGATGTCACGGTCGACTATCAAAGCATCGGCTCCGGCGCCGGCATCCAACAATTCACCGCTAAAACCGTGGATTTCGGCGCATCTGACGTGCCGATGAACGCCAAAGAGCTCGCCGCCGCCGCATCGTCGAACGGCGATGTCATCCAAGTGCCCGTCGCGCTTGGCGGCGAGGCCATCGCGTACAACGTCCCCGGCGCTCCCGCCGATCTCCATCTCACGTCCGACGTCCTCGTCGCCATCTTCTCGGGCACGATCACGAACTGGAACGACAAGGCCATCGCGCAGCTCAACCCGCAAGCGAACCTCCCGAATCTTCCCATCGTCACCGTGCACCGCGCCGACGGCAGCGGCACCACCTACATCTTCACCGACTATCTCAGTCATGTGAGCCCAGCATGGAAATCGCAGATCGGCACGGGCAAGAGCGTGAATTGGCCGGGCGCCGCGTCGCTCGGAGCAAAGGGTAACGAAGGCGTGGCCGGACAGGTGCGCAACAATCCGGGCGCCATCGGTTACGTCGAGCTTGCGTATGCGCTCGAGAACGGCATGACGTACGCCGCGGTCCGCAATAAGGCCGGCGCGTTCGTGTTGCCAACCCTTGACAGCGTGCGCGCAGCCGCGGCGCAAAAGGCCACCGTCAATCCGAACGACTTCTCCATCGTCGACCAGAACGGCTCCGCGAGTTATCCGATCTGCGGCTACTCGTGGGTCATGCTCTGGAGGAGCCAGCCGGATGCGAACAAAGGCAAGGCACTGGTCGACTTGTTCAACTGGCTAGTGACCTCGGGACAGTCGTACGCCGCGAAAGTGCACTACGTTCCGTTGCCCTCGAACGTGCAGAACTCGGCGCGCAAGGCGCTCGCGGCCATCCGATAG
- the pstC gene encoding phosphate ABC transporter permease subunit PstC: MSQQSVDIAPISIPVARPRMLRASTRVGDRAFGAAVHAAAWVVLLVVAGLFVVLFVSAWPALSTVPISSIANFTWDPTDGKYGVLPFVFGTVVTSAIALLIAGPIGIACALFLSELASRRLAGPLGMLVELLAAVPSVVYGLWGLFVLAPVMRTTVEPFLSKTLGFLPQFQGPIYGVGMLTGGVLLSIMILPTVAAISRDVFTAVPIDQREAMLALGATKWEVLSKAVLPYARSGVIGALVLALGRALGEAMAVVMVIGNKPAIAASLFAPGYTMASVLALEFTEATGRQYVAMLIEVGLLLFVLSIVINVIARTLVWSVASGPRAGRK, from the coding sequence GTGTCGCAGCAAAGCGTCGACATAGCCCCCATATCCATACCCGTCGCGCGGCCGCGTATGCTGCGCGCTTCCACGCGCGTCGGCGATCGCGCGTTTGGCGCCGCCGTCCACGCTGCCGCATGGGTCGTGCTGCTCGTCGTGGCCGGTTTGTTCGTCGTCCTTTTCGTTTCGGCGTGGCCGGCGCTGTCCACAGTTCCGATTTCGTCGATCGCGAATTTCACGTGGGATCCGACCGACGGCAAGTACGGCGTCCTTCCATTCGTGTTCGGCACCGTCGTCACGTCGGCGATCGCGCTGTTGATCGCGGGGCCGATCGGCATCGCGTGCGCGCTGTTCCTTTCAGAGCTCGCGTCGCGCCGGCTCGCGGGTCCGCTTGGGATGCTGGTGGAGTTGCTCGCGGCGGTGCCGAGCGTGGTCTACGGTCTGTGGGGCCTGTTCGTGCTCGCGCCGGTGATGCGCACCACGGTCGAACCTTTCTTGAGCAAAACACTGGGATTCTTGCCGCAATTCCAAGGACCGATCTACGGCGTCGGCATGCTCACCGGCGGCGTCTTGCTCTCGATCATGATCTTGCCTACCGTCGCGGCGATATCGCGCGACGTGTTCACGGCCGTGCCCATCGATCAGCGCGAAGCCATGCTCGCGCTGGGCGCCACGAAGTGGGAAGTGCTTTCCAAAGCCGTGCTGCCTTACGCCCGCTCGGGCGTCATCGGCGCGCTCGTGCTGGCTCTTGGCCGCGCGCTCGGCGAAGCGATGGCGGTCGTGATGGTGATCGGCAACAAGCCGGCCATCGCCGCTTCTCTCTTCGCGCCGGGCTACACGATGGCGAGCGTCCTCGCACTCGAATTCACTGAAGCAACCGGACGGCAATACGTCGCGATGCTCATCGAAGTCGGTTTGCTTTTGTTCGTGTTGAGCATCGTCATCAACGTCATCGCGCGCACGCTCGTCTGGAGCGTCGCCTCGGGCCCGAGAGCGGGTCGCAAGTGA
- the alaS gene encoding alanine--tRNA ligase — protein sequence MTSQEIRRSFVDFFTSKGHRHLPGSSLVPDAMSTTLFTIAGMEPFVPVFLGDEPAPAPRVVTVQRCLRVAGGKNDIENVGRSGRHGTFLEMLGNFSFGDYYKREAIAWAWEYLTSTLAIPADRLYATVYVDDDEAAGIWHTDIGLAKTRISRFKEDNFWDMGPTGPCGPCSEIFVDLGDAAGCGRPDCAVGCPHCDRYIEVWNLVFQEFDRDSSGTLHPLPKKCIDTGMGFERLCMVLAGKTSIFETDLYQDIIAALPGQTASALSPDDQAVHRRIIADHARASVFLIADGVVPGNTDRGYVLRYLTRRAIRSGRMLGYESGFFSALVPAVIATLADGYPELNGAGERIARAISAEERQFEQTLARGMRRLTESLDALRSAGGRALTGDDVFELHDTYGFPPELTAEIAREAGVDIDMAGYRAAMQEQRDRARRDAQAKRTEVRVADIAGGAPLPGSDFVGYDSLEAKAEVLALFDAGGNPVTALDPGQEGVVALYRTPFYAERGGQMGDHGVLARVGASFEVTDTQYRDKSHRHILHKGAMREGHIAVGDTVDALVDPAWRREIRRHHTVTHLLQRALKEVAGEAVAQRGSAVFPDRTRFDFDSPVGALGKEQRSQVSARVNDLIRADHHVAVETLTFAEAVTRGAVFMQGERYGDIVRVVKFGPSVELCGGTHVDSTGEIGHFVLLSEGAIGAGIRRVEGLVSAAADSYVNRVRDAAEDAGSQLTSTIEQLPETVAKLNRERRDLEKKITALQAQLAGNRAAEYLSRAQDVDGVQFLAVRAADNDGVSAKDLADSIRAKFGNGVLAVAGGENGKLSIVVTVSPDLVKRGLSAKDVFGAIAPHVDAKGGGGPGMAQGAGKNGAGIEAGFASVPPLIRAALRG from the coding sequence ATGACGTCTCAGGAAATCCGCCGCTCCTTCGTCGACTTCTTCACGAGCAAAGGTCATCGCCATTTGCCGGGCTCTTCGCTCGTGCCCGACGCGATGTCCACCACCCTCTTCACGATCGCGGGGATGGAGCCGTTCGTGCCGGTGTTCCTGGGCGATGAGCCTGCGCCGGCGCCGCGCGTGGTCACGGTGCAGCGCTGCCTTCGCGTGGCGGGCGGCAAGAACGACATCGAAAACGTCGGCCGCAGCGGGCGCCACGGCACGTTTTTGGAGATGCTCGGCAACTTTTCGTTCGGCGACTACTACAAGCGCGAAGCCATCGCGTGGGCGTGGGAATATCTCACGTCCACGCTCGCGATTCCCGCCGATCGTCTCTACGCCACCGTGTACGTCGACGACGACGAAGCCGCCGGGATATGGCACACGGATATCGGCCTTGCGAAAACGCGCATCTCGCGATTCAAGGAAGACAATTTTTGGGATATGGGGCCGACCGGCCCGTGCGGCCCGTGCTCGGAGATCTTCGTCGACCTCGGCGACGCGGCGGGTTGCGGCCGGCCCGACTGCGCCGTCGGCTGCCCGCATTGCGACCGCTACATCGAAGTATGGAATCTGGTGTTCCAAGAGTTCGACCGCGACAGCTCCGGCACTTTGCATCCGCTGCCCAAGAAGTGCATCGATACCGGCATGGGTTTCGAGCGCTTGTGCATGGTGTTGGCCGGCAAAACCTCGATCTTCGAAACGGACCTGTACCAGGATATCATCGCCGCGCTGCCCGGCCAAACCGCGAGCGCGCTATCGCCGGACGACCAGGCTGTGCACCGGCGCATCATCGCCGACCACGCGCGCGCGAGCGTCTTCTTGATCGCCGACGGCGTGGTGCCCGGCAACACCGATCGCGGATACGTGTTGCGTTATCTCACGCGCCGCGCCATTCGCAGCGGCCGGATGCTCGGATACGAATCCGGCTTTTTCAGCGCGCTGGTTCCTGCGGTGATCGCCACGCTCGCCGACGGTTATCCCGAGTTGAACGGCGCCGGCGAGCGCATAGCGCGCGCGATCTCAGCCGAGGAACGTCAATTCGAGCAGACTTTGGCGCGCGGCATGCGGCGGCTCACCGAGTCGCTCGACGCGTTACGGTCCGCCGGCGGGCGCGCGCTGACGGGTGACGACGTCTTCGAACTGCACGATACCTACGGCTTCCCGCCGGAACTCACCGCAGAGATCGCACGCGAGGCCGGCGTCGATATCGACATGGCCGGTTACCGCGCGGCGATGCAAGAGCAGCGCGACCGTGCCCGACGCGACGCACAGGCGAAGCGCACCGAAGTGCGCGTGGCCGATATCGCGGGCGGCGCACCGCTGCCCGGATCGGACTTCGTCGGCTACGATTCACTCGAAGCGAAGGCCGAAGTGCTTGCCTTATTCGACGCCGGCGGCAACCCCGTCACGGCGCTGGATCCAGGGCAAGAGGGCGTCGTGGCGCTTTACCGCACGCCGTTTTATGCCGAGCGCGGCGGGCAGATGGGCGATCATGGTGTGCTGGCCCGCGTCGGCGCGTCTTTCGAAGTCACCGACACGCAGTATCGCGATAAGTCGCACCGCCACATCCTGCACAAGGGAGCAATGCGCGAAGGCCACATCGCGGTCGGCGACACCGTTGACGCATTGGTGGACCCGGCTTGGCGGCGCGAGATCCGGCGCCATCACACCGTGACACACCTACTGCAGCGCGCGCTCAAGGAAGTCGCGGGCGAAGCCGTCGCACAACGCGGCAGCGCGGTGTTTCCGGATCGCACGCGGTTTGATTTCGATTCACCGGTGGGCGCGCTTGGGAAAGAGCAGCGGTCGCAGGTGTCGGCGCGCGTCAACGATCTGATCCGAGCCGATCATCACGTCGCAGTCGAGACTCTGACTTTCGCCGAAGCGGTGACGCGGGGCGCGGTATTCATGCAGGGCGAGCGCTACGGCGACATCGTGCGCGTGGTGAAGTTCGGGCCAAGCGTCGAACTGTGCGGCGGAACGCACGTCGATTCCACAGGTGAGATCGGGCACTTCGTGCTGCTTTCCGAGGGCGCCATCGGTGCGGGTATCCGGCGCGTCGAGGGTCTCGTCTCGGCGGCCGCCGACTCATATGTCAATAGGGTGCGCGACGCAGCCGAAGACGCGGGCTCGCAACTCACGTCCACGATCGAACAGCTGCCCGAGACGGTGGCCAAACTCAACCGCGAGCGTCGAGATCTCGAGAAGAAGATCACCGCACTGCAAGCGCAGCTCGCAGGCAACCGCGCGGCCGAGTACCTCTCGCGCGCGCAAGACGTGGACGGCGTGCAGTTCCTTGCCGTGCGCGCGGCTGATAACGACGGGGTAAGCGCAAAGGATTTGGCCGATTCCATCCGCGCCAAGTTCGGAAACGGCGTGCTTGCCGTCGCCGGCGGCGAGAATGGCAAGCTATCCATCGTCGTCACGGTGAGCCCGGATCTCGTGAAGCGCGGCCTCTCGGCGAAAGACGTCTTTGGAGCGATCGCGCCGCACGTCGATGCAAAAGGGGGCGGCGGCCCGGGCATGGCGCAAGGCGCCGGAAAGAACGGCGCGGGAATCGAGGCCGGCTTCGCATCCGTGCCGCCGCTGATCCGCGCGGCGCTTCGTGGCTAA
- the phoU gene encoding phosphate signaling complex protein PhoU produces MARENFHRILNETQQDVLRMGSLVEEAITKAVDGLARSDIALADEILNFDDYIDDLNVRIETNCLNLLALQQPMASDLRTIAAMLDIIIDLERIGDHACDIAQITKNLAREPQLKPMIDIPRMAAKAREMLRESLDAFANRDAGAAHLIPEKDDEVDRLYRAVFKELIEFMAKDPKAINRGSNLILVALYLERIADHATNVCERVAYMVEGVPKKLKRSVVEINEVAAHGDALLKAGRTET; encoded by the coding sequence TTGGCCCGGGAGAACTTCCACCGGATCCTCAACGAGACCCAGCAAGACGTCCTGCGGATGGGAAGCTTGGTCGAAGAGGCCATCACGAAAGCAGTCGACGGGCTCGCCCGGTCCGACATCGCCCTCGCGGACGAAATCCTGAATTTCGACGATTACATCGACGACCTCAACGTGCGCATCGAGACCAACTGCCTGAACCTGCTCGCATTGCAGCAGCCCATGGCGTCGGACCTGCGCACCATCGCGGCCATGCTCGACATCATCATCGACCTCGAGCGCATCGGCGATCACGCCTGCGACATCGCGCAGATCACGAAGAATTTGGCTCGCGAGCCGCAGCTCAAGCCGATGATCGACATTCCGCGGATGGCCGCCAAAGCGCGCGAGATGTTGCGCGAATCTCTCGATGCGTTTGCCAATCGAGACGCCGGTGCTGCGCACCTCATCCCGGAAAAAGACGACGAAGTCGATCGCCTCTATCGCGCCGTTTTCAAAGAACTCATCGAATTCATGGCCAAAGATCCAAAGGCCATCAATCGCGGGAGCAACCTCATCCTCGTCGCGCTCTACTTGGAGCGCATCGCCGACCACGCCACAAACGTCTGCGAGCGCGTCGCTTACATGGTCGAGGGCGTCCCGAAGAAGCTCAAGCGTTCCGTTGTTGAGATCAACGAAGTCGCCGCACACGGCGACGCGCTCCTCAAAGCCGGCCGCACTGAGACTTAG